One region of Jonesiaceae bacterium BS-20 genomic DNA includes:
- a CDS encoding Fic family protein yields MNSKYALPEPGFKSELVSLLFEIERLRANIGTGTTPTDIYIELHQLFDTVMSVVSARIEGNHTTVYEAIENSSATNTQPPSDPLREILNIAGTAHFVDSIDLDTPLTHSFIRELHARTVADLEREGDPNPGNYRNQDVAISGSAHTPPSWVTVHAEMTGLLDFANSEVPLNEQMLQIAIAHHRFVWIHPFGNGNGRVSRLFTYAMLRKAIFAKRGYSALNPTSVFGNDRHKYISALELADSLTPEGDAAWATFFVRGIRNDLDRVLNLQDHEYVISHLVAPAINGLVTDGIINSDTARILTVILEKGVVKASDLTFDSADSSSKRSRKITQLRDRFLIRPIHEGARFYTLSLARGPIARKLIQQLDFLGFLPKMLSDD; encoded by the coding sequence ATGAACAGCAAGTATGCATTACCCGAACCTGGATTCAAGTCTGAGTTAGTATCGCTACTTTTTGAGATCGAACGCCTTCGAGCCAATATTGGCACCGGAACCACACCCACTGATATCTACATTGAACTCCATCAACTGTTTGACACGGTCATGAGCGTAGTCTCCGCACGCATTGAAGGTAACCACACTACCGTCTACGAGGCGATAGAGAACTCGTCTGCTACCAATACGCAGCCACCTAGCGATCCACTTCGGGAAATTCTCAATATTGCTGGAACCGCCCATTTTGTTGACTCGATAGATCTCGATACGCCTTTGACACATTCATTCATCCGAGAGTTACATGCCCGAACAGTGGCAGATCTCGAGCGAGAAGGTGACCCTAACCCTGGCAACTACCGTAACCAGGACGTAGCCATAAGCGGATCTGCCCACACACCACCTAGCTGGGTCACTGTCCACGCTGAAATGACCGGTCTATTGGACTTCGCTAACTCAGAGGTCCCATTAAACGAGCAAATGCTACAGATCGCGATAGCCCATCACAGGTTTGTTTGGATTCACCCATTCGGAAACGGTAATGGTCGAGTGTCTAGACTCTTTACCTACGCAATGCTTCGCAAAGCAATTTTCGCAAAACGTGGCTATAGCGCTCTTAATCCAACGTCCGTGTTCGGCAATGATCGCCATAAATACATTTCAGCTTTGGAACTAGCCGACTCGTTGACTCCCGAGGGAGACGCCGCATGGGCAACATTTTTTGTGCGTGGAATCCGCAATGACTTGGACCGAGTTCTAAACCTCCAGGACCATGAATACGTCATTTCACACTTGGTTGCACCCGCGATCAACGGTCTGGTGACCGACGGCATTATCAATTCCGATACAGCCAGGATTCTGACGGTGATCCTCGAGAAGGGCGTTGTCAAAGCTAGCGATCTAACTTTTGACTCAGCGGACTCAAGCTCAAAGCGATCCCGAAAAATCACCCAGTTACGAGATCGCTTCTTGATTCGTCCCATTCATGAAGGTGCTCGATTTTATACTCTGTCTTTGGCCCGTGGACCAATCGCTAGAAAACTTATTCAGCAACTCGACTTCCTCGGTTTCCTGCCAAAGATGCTCTCTGATGACTAA
- a CDS encoding WhiB family transcriptional regulator, translated as MDWRHRASCLEEDPELFFPIGNTGPALLQIEEAKAVCRRCPVTDTCLKWAIESGQDAGVWGGLSEDERRALKRRTARARRAS; from the coding sequence ATGGATTGGCGTCACCGCGCCTCGTGCCTCGAAGAGGACCCAGAACTATTCTTCCCAATTGGGAATACTGGTCCGGCACTCCTTCAAATAGAAGAGGCTAAAGCCGTTTGCCGGCGTTGCCCAGTCACAGACACCTGCCTCAAGTGGGCAATCGAGTCTGGACAGGACGCTGGTGTTTGGGGTGGACTATCAGAGGATGAGCGCCGCGCGCTTAAGCGCCGCACCGCTCGTGCTCGCCGCGCAAGCTAA
- a CDS encoding FtsK/SpoIIIE domain-containing protein has product MSEIAVSFDCFGEFWLPTALRVADLKVVLAHESQLTKIAELFVGAQRLDDHHVVGLAPLVAGCHLSLTAAPAQAPASAPDAPWQLACLQDGSIVSLPFLGFSRWTRPVEAPGVRVQMRSGRIRVGSAPGWHFAHRRTARLGLGRPPSKAPGVTQAPGVTQAPGVAQAQRGTAGSLVTVSHRLHGLTRTYQLRGPRHERGSVGARLRNIPASRWIPAAISLVIVGSFALLLNKPMFLLLGLSMPLIVLSSAFFSQDLPATQAGSDLQPRALPDILPPQIARVAGPHPLDLLNAPAFGEAGPIALVGPRTLSEPLARALLLGRSRFALTASPVPAPHLGTLGPEDWMRWLPSGALGTEQILLLDGHQQVPSWCQTTATVTRTAVTWHAGNAALGTTCYYGLTPGDAERLARAHRLHDASARTALALVARAAGSGVEGSPGTGSPPVASDSLPRRVALPDPLVSDAPTSDMDLVLDSQSIAAKPQLPELGPAAVHSGLPVPLGVGAGHTPIIFDLVSDGPHALVAGTTGAGKSELLQTLVLGLAANYSPAQVAVALVDFKGGSGFSHCKDLPHVVGMVTDLDPGSARRAIAGLSIQLKERERLFAQHAVTSFTQFHAATGGLVTLPRIIIIVDELRALVDDEPEFVPNLVRIAAQGRSLGVHLVLATQRPNGAITAEMRANLNARLCLRVATEQDALEVLDSTQAAQIPVDLAGRVYLKVGGNSPIALQSYYAAVAAATARPIKATRDPQTGALSRPQQPVQTSSALLDRVAAITSHWAHLPGPVPLWAPTLPTEVTADLAAPLAPGLIAIGQGEVIGRQTSSTVGLYLAPNPTTERTHPHGNLAILGPSRAGHSTAIGTLLQGAVAAGLHVHGIGLPTPSGYDRFPGLGTFAGHHEFQRITALLQTLLASPSRRAAVLFIDGLSQLRAALEGYLQGRTWDLLVDVLRSAAHLNLTVVVSSTSGLPSVLAPFIGQRLVFLTASAHDDHFLGVPTPWAGSGRIPGRAVLLGGEHPTLVQVAASVLAPIAERQDPETGMPQIRDPAPRIPALPTLSRQPAAELGIAFAPNVAVPSAAALTPVEVPLIGNWIIAGTPRSGRTWTATRFAKAHHCRGSLLGLFSASPPRTPLHQPAEAVWNHPMELLPELVSELARIETPTSLEPALVAVSGGERRARLGTPHQPSTVILDDVDEMMQRDPQLVQRAVDIITGAGHYVVATLRTANLATARALPAQLLGVSNGITLAPNQRQHLVFLGQPIEEFTDPGHLVPTGIPPGRGVMVHNGRVVPIQVAGATG; this is encoded by the coding sequence ATGTCTGAGATTGCCGTGTCCTTTGATTGTTTTGGTGAGTTCTGGTTGCCCACGGCGCTGCGTGTGGCAGACCTCAAGGTCGTACTTGCTCACGAGAGCCAGCTCACCAAGATTGCCGAGTTGTTTGTGGGCGCCCAGCGGCTAGACGATCATCATGTGGTGGGTTTGGCTCCGCTTGTTGCAGGTTGTCATCTGTCGTTGACCGCTGCGCCGGCGCAGGCCCCTGCGAGCGCGCCCGATGCTCCGTGGCAGTTGGCCTGCCTGCAGGATGGTTCGATTGTTTCCCTTCCGTTCCTAGGGTTTTCGCGGTGGACCCGGCCGGTAGAAGCACCGGGGGTCAGGGTTCAGATGCGCTCGGGCCGGATTCGGGTGGGTAGCGCCCCTGGTTGGCACTTTGCTCACCGTAGGACTGCCCGCTTGGGATTGGGGCGGCCCCCTAGTAAGGCACCGGGTGTTACGCAGGCACCGGGTGTTACGCAGGCACCGGGTGTTGCACAGGCACAGCGCGGTACGGCGGGCTCGTTGGTCACGGTTTCCCACAGGCTCCACGGGTTAACTCGCACCTATCAGCTTCGCGGTCCCCGCCACGAGCGTGGCTCCGTGGGCGCGCGACTGCGTAATATCCCGGCTAGCAGATGGATACCGGCGGCTATCAGTTTGGTCATCGTTGGCTCGTTTGCGCTCTTGCTCAACAAGCCCATGTTTCTCCTGCTCGGATTGTCCATGCCGCTGATTGTGCTCAGCTCGGCCTTCTTTAGCCAGGACCTTCCAGCCACACAGGCTGGAAGCGACCTGCAGCCGCGGGCGCTGCCTGACATCCTTCCTCCCCAGATTGCCCGGGTGGCGGGGCCACACCCTTTGGATCTGCTAAATGCACCCGCGTTCGGGGAGGCCGGTCCCATCGCTCTGGTGGGCCCACGGACTTTGTCGGAACCGCTTGCGCGGGCCCTGCTCCTGGGGCGCAGCCGCTTTGCACTCACCGCCTCCCCGGTCCCAGCACCGCACCTTGGAACCCTTGGTCCCGAGGATTGGATGCGGTGGCTTCCGTCGGGCGCCCTGGGCACGGAGCAGATCTTGCTGTTGGATGGCCACCAGCAGGTGCCATCGTGGTGTCAAACCACCGCGACGGTCACCCGGACGGCGGTGACTTGGCACGCGGGCAACGCAGCGCTCGGGACCACCTGCTACTACGGGCTTACCCCCGGTGACGCCGAGCGGTTGGCCCGGGCGCACAGGCTTCACGATGCCTCAGCACGTACCGCCTTGGCTCTCGTTGCGAGGGCGGCGGGGTCCGGGGTAGAAGGTTCTCCTGGAACAGGTAGTCCGCCTGTCGCGAGTGACTCCCTCCCCCGACGGGTCGCGCTGCCCGATCCTCTGGTTTCCGATGCACCCACCTCAGATATGGACCTGGTCCTAGATTCCCAGTCGATAGCCGCCAAACCGCAGTTGCCTGAGCTGGGCCCCGCTGCGGTCCATAGCGGGTTGCCGGTGCCCCTGGGCGTTGGGGCCGGTCATACCCCGATCATTTTTGATCTGGTATCCGACGGCCCACACGCTCTCGTTGCCGGGACCACGGGTGCTGGAAAGTCGGAACTTCTCCAGACTCTGGTGCTGGGCCTGGCCGCTAACTATAGTCCCGCACAGGTAGCTGTTGCATTAGTCGATTTCAAGGGTGGTTCCGGGTTCTCCCACTGCAAAGATCTCCCCCACGTTGTAGGCATGGTGACGGACCTTGATCCGGGAAGTGCCCGGCGGGCCATCGCCGGTTTATCCATCCAACTCAAGGAGCGTGAGCGGCTCTTCGCCCAGCACGCGGTCACTAGCTTCACTCAGTTCCATGCGGCAACTGGCGGTTTGGTAACCCTGCCTCGGATTATCATCATCGTCGATGAACTGCGTGCACTGGTTGATGACGAGCCCGAGTTTGTGCCAAACCTGGTACGGATCGCCGCCCAAGGGCGTTCCCTAGGTGTCCACCTGGTCTTGGCTACCCAACGCCCAAACGGTGCGATCACCGCGGAGATGCGCGCAAACCTCAATGCCCGGTTGTGTCTGCGGGTTGCTACCGAGCAGGACGCTCTTGAAGTCTTGGATTCAACGCAGGCGGCCCAAATCCCGGTGGATCTGGCCGGGAGGGTCTACCTCAAGGTTGGAGGCAACTCCCCCATCGCTTTGCAAAGCTATTACGCCGCCGTAGCCGCCGCGACCGCTCGCCCCATCAAGGCGACCCGCGACCCCCAAACGGGCGCACTATCCCGTCCCCAACAACCGGTGCAAACGTCTTCCGCACTCCTTGACCGCGTCGCAGCGATCACCTCCCATTGGGCACACCTGCCCGGACCGGTCCCCCTCTGGGCCCCAACCCTGCCCACCGAGGTTACCGCGGATCTGGCTGCTCCGTTGGCTCCAGGTCTCATCGCCATTGGGCAAGGAGAAGTAATCGGCAGACAGACCAGCTCAACCGTTGGCCTTTACCTTGCTCCAAACCCCACAACCGAGCGTACTCACCCGCACGGGAACCTCGCCATCTTGGGCCCCTCCCGGGCTGGGCATTCAACCGCAATTGGCACGCTCCTGCAAGGCGCAGTGGCGGCCGGACTCCACGTCCACGGCATTGGTCTTCCCACACCCAGCGGCTACGACCGATTCCCGGGACTCGGCACATTTGCCGGACACCATGAGTTCCAACGGATTACCGCGCTGCTCCAGACATTGCTGGCAAGTCCGAGTAGGCGGGCAGCGGTGCTGTTCATTGATGGTCTGTCCCAACTGCGGGCAGCCCTCGAGGGATACCTACAAGGACGCACTTGGGATCTGTTGGTTGACGTCTTACGGTCCGCCGCCCACCTCAACCTGACCGTTGTGGTTTCCTCAACCTCGGGCCTGCCAAGCGTGCTCGCACCGTTTATTGGCCAGCGACTGGTATTTCTCACCGCTTCCGCCCACGATGACCATTTCCTGGGTGTGCCAACGCCCTGGGCCGGGTCCGGACGGATCCCCGGCCGGGCAGTCCTGCTCGGTGGTGAGCACCCAACCCTAGTGCAGGTGGCCGCTAGCGTACTCGCCCCCATAGCAGAACGGCAAGATCCGGAAACGGGTATGCCTCAAATCCGTGACCCAGCACCGCGTATCCCGGCACTGCCAACGCTCAGCCGGCAGCCCGCAGCGGAACTTGGCATTGCCTTTGCACCAAATGTGGCGGTGCCCAGCGCGGCGGCACTTACGCCGGTTGAAGTTCCCCTTATCGGTAATTGGATCATTGCCGGCACCCCACGCTCCGGTCGCACCTGGACCGCAACCCGGTTTGCCAAGGCACATCACTGCCGCGGGAGTCTGCTCGGTCTATTTTCTGCATCCCCACCACGGACACCATTGCACCAACCCGCAGAAGCAGTCTGGAACCACCCGATGGAACTCCTCCCCGAGCTTGTAAGCGAGCTCGCCCGGATTGAAACGCCCACAAGCCTTGAGCCTGCGCTCGTGGCAGTGAGCGGGGGTGAGCGCAGGGCCCGACTCGGAACCCCACACCAGCCAAGCACCGTCATTCTTGATGACGTGGATGAAATGATGCAACGCGATCCACAACTGGTCCAGCGGGCTGTGGATATCATCACCGGGGCCGGCCACTACGTTGTGGCAACCCTGCGAACAGCAAACTTAGCTACGGCCAGAGCGCTGCCTGCGCAACTGTTGGGAGTCAGCAATGGTATTACGCTCGCACCAAACCAACGTCAGCACCTAGTGTTTTTGGGCCAACCAATCGAAGAGTTCACCGATCCGGGGCATCTGGTACCGACTGGGATACCTCCGGGACGCGGGGTCATGGTGCACAACGGGCGGGTAGTACCCATCCAAGTTGCCGGCGCTACCGGTTAG